In Saccharothrix syringae, the following are encoded in one genomic region:
- a CDS encoding ABC transporter permease: MRREAGAAAALVLVVVATALVNPGFVGPQGLRDLFLNASVTALLAVGQAVLVITRNVDLSVGSVMGLTAFGSGQLFLADRGTPVVVVVLAGVALGVACGAVNGALVAAAGVPALVVTLGTLYVFRGVDHGWASATGVHQVNADRMAPGFLELGSGSVLGVPNLALIALVVLVVVGFVLRDLRSGRELYAIGSDPEAARLVGIPVGRRVFAAFAVSGGLAGLAGVLHASYFGTVNASVGTGRELAVVAAVVVGGVAIFGGSGTVLGAALGALLLTTVTGALPVLGVPAFWQRAVDGAALLLAISLDRAVRGRARGARA, encoded by the coding sequence GTGAGGCGGGAGGCGGGCGCCGCCGCGGCCCTGGTGCTCGTGGTGGTGGCGACCGCGCTGGTCAACCCCGGGTTCGTCGGTCCGCAGGGCCTGCGCGACCTGTTCCTCAACGCCTCGGTCACCGCGCTGCTGGCGGTCGGGCAGGCGGTGCTGGTGATCACCCGCAACGTCGACCTGTCGGTCGGCTCGGTGATGGGCCTGACCGCGTTCGGCTCGGGGCAGCTGTTCCTGGCCGACCGGGGCACGCCCGTGGTGGTCGTGGTGCTGGCCGGGGTGGCGCTGGGCGTGGCGTGCGGCGCGGTGAACGGGGCGCTGGTGGCCGCGGCCGGGGTGCCCGCGCTGGTGGTCACCCTCGGCACGCTGTACGTGTTCCGGGGCGTCGACCACGGCTGGGCCTCGGCCACCGGCGTGCACCAGGTCAACGCCGACCGGATGGCGCCGGGGTTCCTGGAGCTGGGCAGCGGCTCGGTGCTGGGCGTGCCGAACCTCGCGCTGATCGCGCTGGTCGTGCTGGTGGTGGTCGGGTTCGTGCTGCGGGACCTGCGGTCCGGGCGCGAGCTGTACGCCATCGGCTCGGACCCGGAGGCGGCGCGGCTGGTCGGCATCCCGGTCGGCAGGCGGGTGTTCGCCGCGTTCGCGGTGTCCGGCGGCCTGGCGGGCCTGGCGGGCGTGCTGCACGCGTCGTACTTCGGCACGGTCAACGCCTCCGTCGGCACCGGGCGGGAGCTGGCCGTGGTGGCGGCGGTGGTGGTGGGCGGGGTGGCTATCTTCGGCGGCTCGGGCACGGTGCTCGGCGCGGCCCTGGGCGCGCTGTTGCTGACCACGGTGACGGGCGCGCTGCCGGTGCTGGGCGTGCCCGCGTTCTGGCAGCGGGCGGTGGACGGCGCGGCGCTGCTGCTGGCCATCTCGCTGGACCGCGCCGTGCGCGGGCGGGCGCGGGGTGCCCGTGCGTGA